A single window of Hymenobacter sp. APR13 DNA harbors:
- a CDS encoding DUF2480 family protein, with protein sequence MEPLFVNRVASSALTALNLEELLHPGERVVYDIKDNLFHGLMLREKDLREFVKTHDWSQYDGQNVAIICSADAIVPTWAYMLLASKLQGHAHRYVFGSLEALEQELFQEAIAGINAEDYRDAKVVVKGCGEKPVPTYAYVAIMQKLLPVVSSVMYGEPCSTVPLYKKPKVSVA encoded by the coding sequence ATGGAACCGTTATTCGTCAACCGCGTCGCCAGCAGTGCCCTTACGGCGCTGAACCTGGAGGAACTGCTGCACCCCGGCGAGCGGGTCGTGTACGACATCAAGGACAACCTGTTTCACGGCCTGATGCTGCGCGAAAAGGATTTGCGCGAGTTCGTGAAAACCCACGACTGGAGCCAGTACGACGGCCAGAACGTGGCCATCATCTGCTCGGCCGATGCCATTGTGCCCACCTGGGCCTACATGCTGCTGGCCAGCAAGCTGCAGGGCCATGCCCACCGCTACGTGTTCGGGAGCCTGGAGGCGCTGGAGCAGGAGCTGTTTCAGGAAGCCATTGCCGGCATCAATGCCGAAGACTACCGCGACGCCAAAGTGGTGGTGAAGGGCTGCGGCGAGAAGCCCGTGCCGACTTACGCCTACGTGGCTATCATGCAGAAGCTGCTGCCCGTGGTGAGCAGCGTGATGTACGGCGAGCCGTGCAGCACCGTGCCGCTGTATAAAAAGCCGAAGGTTAGTGTAGCATAG
- a CDS encoding APC family permease, with translation MPQASPYKISVLTGISIVVANMVGTGVFTSLGFQVTDIKSGFALLMLWAVGGLVALCGALSYGELATALPRSGGEYHYLSRIYHPAVGFLSGWVSSTVGFAAPTALAAMALGKYAGSVWPGLPPLLLPVGVVLALTAVHASSRRAGSRLQLVVTAVKVLVLVAFVGVGLVVAVPQGLSFAPSAEAGRELLSPAFAVALVYVSYAYSGWNAAVYATGEVQEPQRTLPRILLTGTALVLALYVALNFVFLYSTPISKLAGQAEVGFIAGTELFGPLGGRLMGGLIAALLVSTISAMIFAGPRIVQVMGEDLPPLRPLAQLSAAGIPVRAMLLQTALTLLFIVTATFEQVLLYAGFVLNLFTFLTVLGLFVLRWREPNLPRPYRAWGYPVTPLLFLALSAWTLWFIIHDKPTESLYGLLTVLAGLVPYALSRRR, from the coding sequence ATGCCCCAAGCCAGCCCCTACAAAATCAGCGTTCTGACCGGCATTTCCATTGTGGTGGCCAATATGGTGGGCACCGGCGTGTTTACCAGCCTGGGGTTTCAGGTGACGGATATCAAGAGCGGGTTTGCGCTGCTGATGCTGTGGGCTGTGGGCGGGCTGGTGGCCTTATGCGGGGCGCTGAGCTACGGCGAGCTGGCCACGGCCCTGCCCCGCTCGGGCGGCGAGTACCACTACCTGTCGCGCATCTACCACCCGGCAGTGGGCTTTCTGTCGGGCTGGGTATCGAGTACAGTGGGGTTTGCGGCGCCTACGGCGCTGGCGGCCATGGCGCTGGGTAAGTACGCCGGCAGCGTGTGGCCGGGGCTGCCGCCGCTGCTGCTGCCGGTGGGCGTGGTGCTGGCCCTCACGGCGGTACACGCCAGCAGCCGCCGTGCCGGCAGCCGTCTGCAGCTCGTCGTGACGGCCGTGAAGGTGCTGGTGCTGGTGGCGTTTGTGGGCGTGGGGCTGGTGGTGGCCGTGCCGCAGGGACTGTCGTTTGCGCCGTCGGCCGAGGCAGGACGCGAGCTGCTGAGTCCGGCGTTTGCGGTAGCGCTGGTGTACGTGTCGTATGCCTACTCGGGCTGGAACGCGGCCGTGTACGCCACCGGCGAGGTGCAGGAGCCGCAACGCACGCTGCCGCGCATCCTGCTCACGGGCACGGCGCTGGTGCTGGCCCTGTATGTGGCCCTGAACTTCGTTTTCCTGTACTCCACGCCCATCAGCAAGCTGGCCGGGCAGGCCGAAGTCGGCTTTATTGCGGGCACGGAGCTGTTTGGGCCGCTGGGCGGGCGGCTGATGGGCGGGCTGATTGCGGCCCTGCTGGTGTCCACCATCAGCGCCATGATTTTTGCCGGGCCGCGCATTGTGCAGGTGATGGGGGAAGATCTGCCGCCGCTGCGGCCGCTGGCGCAGCTGAGTGCGGCTGGCATTCCGGTGCGGGCCATGCTGCTGCAAACCGCCCTCACGCTGTTGTTCATCGTCACAGCCACCTTCGAGCAGGTGCTGCTGTACGCGGGCTTCGTGCTCAACCTGTTCACGTTCCTGACGGTGCTGGGGCTATTTGTGCTGCGCTGGCGCGAGCCGAATCTGCCGCGGCCCTACCGCGCCTGGGGCTACCCGGTCACGCCGCTGCTGTTCCTGGCCCTCAGCGCCTGGACGCTCTGGTTCATCATCCACGACAAGCCCACCGAGTCGCTCTACGGCCTGCTGACCGTGCTGGCGGGGCTGGTGCCCTACGCGCTGAGCCGGCGACGGTAA
- a CDS encoding porin family protein — translation MKNLFLSGATFLLSTVFISASAQNVRLGIKAGVNYAGVTSPNYEGPQRRWAPAVGVFAQVPLSSDGFLMLQPELLYSQKGSKITYASGTYTDRFHYLDLPILARINAGGLFFEVGPQISYLVAVRNEGPTGTFTDTEGANRLQAGGVAGVGYQLPMGLGLGVRYTHDLVRITRQGPRNSVFQAQLSYLLGSR, via the coding sequence ATGAAAAACCTATTCCTATCCGGTGCTACCTTCCTACTAAGCACTGTTTTTATATCCGCCAGTGCGCAAAACGTCCGGTTGGGTATAAAAGCAGGCGTTAACTATGCTGGTGTCACGTCGCCCAACTACGAGGGGCCACAACGCCGTTGGGCACCCGCTGTGGGAGTATTCGCCCAGGTGCCGCTATCTTCCGACGGGTTTCTGATGCTACAGCCCGAGCTCCTGTACTCACAGAAAGGCTCAAAAATCACCTATGCTAGTGGCACGTATACCGACCGATTTCACTACCTGGATTTGCCCATTTTGGCCAGAATCAATGCAGGCGGTTTGTTCTTCGAGGTAGGACCACAGATTAGCTACCTGGTGGCTGTCCGCAACGAAGGTCCTACCGGCACCTTCACCGATACAGAAGGCGCTAACCGCCTACAGGCGGGTGGGGTAGCCGGCGTGGGATATCAACTGCCGATGGGATTGGGCCTGGGCGTGCGCTACACCCATGATTTGGTGCGCATTACCCGGCAAGGCCCGCGCAACTCAGTGTTTCAGGCGCAGCTAAGCTACCTGCTCGGCAGTCGATAG
- a CDS encoding prolyl oligopeptidase family serine peptidase has translation MHQLRFLGLLLAVSAPALAQTPATPSAGLAPLTVEKIMRDQAQWLGTAPSNVYWGEDGRTIYFSWNPEKNRRDSLYQVAAGSAGAPRKVSPREQRELPASTGEYDQAYTRKVYEKEGDIYLLDLKTRKVRRVTNTAERETDPAFAMRGRMVSYVRAQNLYTWDPATGETTQRTDFRKGSKPANGQPTDKSERFLRAQQLALFDVIRQKDQDRLARERQQKALARLRPKAIWIGQQAIDNLQLSPDGRYVTYTLVQEPAAEKVALVPSFVTASGFTEDISTRTKVGAPQTAYELGVYDLARDTTFVLGYRELKGLDEQPAYRKEYQLPAKAPMPADSAKAAATKASQPKPATELRRVQPFGPFWSEDGQRAFLVVRSADNKDRWIVALDPVSQKIKLLDRQRDEAWINGPGIGYGAGNVGWMPDNRRIWFQSEETGYSHLYTVDVTSGQKKALTSGKFEVQKAELSRDKKTWYLTANATHPGVQHFYHLPLEGGALRQITTRDGANEATVSPDGRQLAVRHSYTNKPWELYLMDNKPGAKMRQLTHSTTAEFESYAWRDPEIITIKARDGADVYARLYRPANPTAQGPAVIFVHGAGYLQNAHKWWSQYSREYMFHNLLVDKGYTVLDIDYRGSAGYGRDVRTGIYRYMGGKDLTDHVDGAKLLAEKYGVSAQRIGIYGGSYGGFITLMAMFTQPDVFRAGAALRSVTDWAHYNHGYTDNILNEPYNDSVAYARSSPIYYANGLKGALLMCHGMVDTNVHFQDIVRLSQRLIELKKENWELAVYPVEDHGFVEPSSWTDEYKRILKLFETNLKPGSPATGGASSGGN, from the coding sequence ATGCACCAACTACGCTTTTTAGGGCTGCTGCTGGCCGTGTCGGCCCCGGCTCTGGCCCAAACGCCCGCCACGCCTTCCGCCGGACTGGCCCCGCTTACCGTCGAGAAAATCATGCGCGACCAGGCGCAGTGGTTGGGCACCGCGCCCTCCAACGTGTACTGGGGCGAGGACGGCCGCACCATCTACTTCAGCTGGAACCCCGAGAAAAACCGCCGTGACTCGCTGTACCAGGTGGCCGCCGGCAGCGCCGGAGCCCCGCGTAAGGTGAGTCCGCGCGAGCAGCGGGAGTTGCCCGCCAGCACCGGCGAGTACGACCAGGCCTACACCCGCAAGGTGTATGAGAAGGAAGGTGATATCTACCTGCTCGACCTGAAAACCCGCAAAGTGCGCCGCGTCACGAACACCGCCGAGCGCGAAACCGACCCTGCGTTTGCCATGCGCGGCCGCATGGTGAGCTACGTGCGCGCCCAGAACCTCTACACCTGGGACCCTGCCACCGGCGAAACCACCCAGCGCACCGACTTCCGCAAGGGCAGCAAGCCAGCCAACGGCCAGCCCACCGACAAGTCGGAGCGGTTCCTGCGGGCCCAGCAGCTGGCGCTGTTCGACGTAATCCGGCAGAAAGACCAGGACCGCCTGGCCCGCGAGCGGCAGCAGAAGGCCCTGGCCCGTCTGCGCCCCAAAGCCATCTGGATTGGCCAGCAGGCCATCGACAACCTGCAGCTCAGCCCCGATGGCCGCTACGTGACCTACACGCTGGTGCAGGAGCCGGCCGCCGAAAAGGTGGCGCTGGTGCCCAGCTTCGTCACGGCTTCCGGCTTTACCGAAGACATCAGCACCCGCACCAAGGTGGGCGCGCCCCAGACGGCCTACGAACTGGGCGTCTACGACCTGGCCCGCGATACCACCTTCGTGCTCGGCTACCGCGAGCTAAAAGGCCTCGACGAGCAGCCCGCCTACCGCAAAGAGTACCAGCTGCCCGCCAAGGCCCCCATGCCCGCCGACTCGGCCAAGGCGGCCGCTACCAAAGCCAGCCAGCCCAAGCCCGCCACCGAGCTGCGCCGCGTGCAGCCGTTCGGGCCCTTCTGGTCGGAGGACGGGCAGCGGGCGTTTCTGGTGGTGCGCTCCGCCGACAACAAGGACCGCTGGATTGTGGCCCTGGATCCGGTCAGCCAGAAAATCAAGCTCCTGGACCGGCAGCGCGACGAAGCCTGGATAAACGGCCCTGGCATCGGGTACGGAGCCGGCAACGTGGGCTGGATGCCCGACAACCGCCGCATCTGGTTCCAGAGCGAAGAAACCGGCTACTCGCACCTCTACACCGTGGATGTGACTTCGGGCCAGAAAAAGGCCCTGACCAGCGGCAAGTTTGAGGTGCAGAAAGCCGAACTCAGCCGCGACAAAAAGACGTGGTACCTCACGGCCAATGCCACGCACCCCGGCGTGCAGCACTTCTACCACCTGCCGCTGGAAGGCGGCGCGCTCCGCCAAATCACCACCCGCGACGGCGCCAACGAGGCCACTGTTTCGCCGGATGGCCGGCAGCTGGCCGTGCGCCACAGCTACACCAACAAGCCCTGGGAGCTGTATCTGATGGACAACAAGCCCGGCGCCAAAATGCGCCAGCTCACCCACAGCACCACGGCCGAGTTCGAGAGCTACGCCTGGCGCGACCCCGAAATCATCACCATCAAGGCCCGCGACGGCGCCGACGTGTACGCCCGCCTCTACCGCCCCGCCAACCCCACCGCCCAGGGCCCGGCCGTGATATTCGTGCACGGCGCCGGTTACCTGCAGAACGCCCACAAGTGGTGGAGCCAATACTCACGCGAGTACATGTTCCACAATCTGCTGGTGGATAAAGGCTACACGGTGCTCGACATCGACTACCGCGGCTCGGCCGGCTACGGCCGCGACGTGCGCACCGGCATCTACCGCTACATGGGCGGCAAAGACCTCACCGACCACGTCGACGGGGCCAAATTACTAGCCGAGAAATATGGCGTTAGTGCCCAGCGCATCGGTATCTACGGCGGCAGCTACGGTGGCTTCATCACGCTCATGGCCATGTTCACCCAGCCCGACGTGTTCCGGGCCGGCGCCGCCCTACGTTCCGTCACGGACTGGGCCCACTACAACCATGGCTACACCGACAACATCCTCAACGAACCCTACAACGACTCCGTCGCCTACGCCCGCTCGTCGCCGATTTACTACGCTAACGGCCTGAAAGGTGCCCTGCTTATGTGCCATGGCATGGTCGACACCAACGTGCACTTCCAGGACATCGTGCGCCTCTCGCAGCGCCTCATCGAGCTGAAAAAGGAGAACTGGGAGCTGGCCGTGTACCCCGTCGAAGACCACGGCTTCGTGGAGCCCTCTTCCTGGACCGACGAATACAAGCGCATCCTGAAGCTATTCGAAACCAACCTGAAGCCCGGCAGCCCGGCCACAGGCGGCGCCAGTAGCGGCGGCAACTAA
- a CDS encoding phosphatase PAP2 family protein: MKKLSSLALATSLLAVNVPQHAQAQKARSPYQTRFAVDAPITGGLAALSVAGLLLVQKKDGLTNEQLAALNKNDIPKFDRFSAGYYSETAQTAGDLIVYPSLLIAPGLLALDQDVRGRYGQVLGLYFQSMLAADATFTMTIGNVTRYRPFLYGTEGGGSRNSKIATNSFFAGHTAHTAAATFFAAKVYHDFHPDSKARPFIWTAAGVVSVAEAYTRLEAGKHFLSDNIVGLAVGATAGILVPQLHKKTGNSYSISPVQGLNVNGYSYSGLSLTKRL, encoded by the coding sequence ATGAAGAAACTCTCCTCTCTGGCACTGGCCACCAGCCTGCTCGCCGTAAACGTGCCACAACACGCGCAAGCCCAAAAAGCCCGCTCTCCATACCAGACCCGCTTTGCCGTCGACGCGCCCATCACGGGCGGCTTGGCAGCCCTCAGCGTGGCCGGGCTGCTGCTGGTGCAAAAGAAAGACGGCCTGACCAATGAGCAGCTGGCGGCCCTCAATAAGAACGATATTCCGAAGTTCGACCGGTTTTCGGCGGGCTATTACAGCGAAACCGCCCAGACGGCCGGTGACCTGATTGTGTATCCGTCGTTGCTGATTGCGCCGGGCTTGCTGGCCCTGGACCAGGATGTGCGCGGCCGCTACGGACAGGTGCTGGGGCTGTATTTCCAGAGCATGCTGGCGGCCGATGCCACGTTCACCATGACCATCGGCAACGTGACGCGCTACCGGCCGTTTCTGTACGGCACCGAAGGCGGTGGCAGCCGCAACAGCAAGATTGCCACCAACTCGTTTTTTGCCGGCCACACGGCCCACACGGCCGCCGCTACATTCTTCGCCGCCAAAGTCTACCACGACTTCCACCCCGATTCAAAAGCCAGACCGTTCATCTGGACGGCGGCTGGCGTAGTGTCGGTGGCAGAGGCCTACACGCGTCTGGAAGCCGGCAAGCACTTCCTCTCCGACAATATTGTGGGGCTGGCAGTAGGTGCCACGGCGGGCATTCTGGTGCCGCAACTGCACAAGAAAACCGGCAACTCATACAGCATCAGCCCGGTGCAGGGCCTCAACGTGAATGGCTACTCCTATTCGGGTTTGTCGTTGACCAAGCGGCTGTAG
- the metK gene encoding methionine adenosyltransferase, producing the protein MPYLFTSESVSEGHPDKVADQISDAILDEYLRQDPASKVACETLVTTDFALVAGEIKSKAHVEAEPIVREVIRRIGYNKPEYLFNADTCEVMNRLHEQSADINQGVERASDEEQGAGDQGMMFGYATKETPNYMPLALDLSHRLLQELSKIRREGTEMTYLRPDAKSQVTIRYADDNTPEGIETIVVSTQHDEFDQDEQTMLRQIEQDIKTILVPRVKAQLSPEVQSLFTDAIIYHINPTGKFVIGGPHGDSGLTGRKIIVDTYGGKGAHGGGAFSGKDSSKVDRSAAYAARHIAKNLVAAGVADQVLVQVAYAIGVAQPVGVFVTTYGTTQASNGHGEKLTDGQIAEKVQRLFDLRPYAIVQRLGLRNPIFSESAAYGHMGRQPGTKEVKDAAGNTRTVETFTWEKLDYVDKIKAEFGL; encoded by the coding sequence ATGCCGTACCTGTTCACCTCCGAATCTGTTTCGGAAGGCCACCCCGATAAAGTAGCCGACCAGATTTCTGACGCTATTCTCGACGAGTATCTTCGCCAGGACCCTGCTTCCAAAGTAGCCTGCGAAACTTTGGTCACCACGGACTTCGCGCTGGTAGCCGGCGAAATCAAGTCGAAGGCCCACGTAGAGGCCGAGCCGATTGTTCGTGAGGTAATCCGCCGCATCGGCTACAACAAGCCGGAGTACCTGTTCAACGCCGACACCTGCGAGGTGATGAACCGCCTGCACGAGCAGTCGGCCGACATCAACCAGGGCGTAGAGCGCGCCAGCGACGAAGAGCAGGGCGCCGGCGACCAGGGCATGATGTTCGGGTATGCCACCAAGGAGACGCCCAACTACATGCCGCTGGCCCTCGACCTCTCGCACCGCCTGCTGCAGGAGCTGTCGAAAATCCGCCGCGAAGGCACGGAAATGACCTACCTGCGCCCCGATGCCAAAAGCCAGGTAACCATCCGCTACGCCGACGACAACACGCCCGAGGGCATCGAAACCATCGTGGTGAGCACCCAGCACGATGAGTTCGACCAGGACGAGCAAACCATGCTACGGCAGATCGAGCAGGACATCAAAACCATTCTGGTGCCCCGCGTGAAGGCCCAGCTCAGCCCCGAGGTGCAGAGCCTGTTCACCGACGCCATCATCTACCACATCAACCCCACCGGCAAGTTCGTTATCGGCGGGCCCCACGGCGACTCCGGCCTCACCGGCCGCAAGATCATCGTGGACACCTACGGCGGCAAAGGCGCCCATGGTGGCGGTGCCTTCTCGGGCAAGGACTCCAGCAAAGTAGACCGCTCGGCGGCCTACGCAGCGCGCCACATCGCCAAAAACCTGGTGGCGGCCGGCGTAGCCGACCAGGTGCTGGTGCAGGTAGCCTACGCCATCGGCGTAGCACAGCCCGTGGGCGTATTCGTGACCACCTACGGCACCACGCAGGCCAGCAACGGCCACGGCGAGAAGCTCACCGACGGCCAGATTGCCGAGAAAGTGCAGCGCCTCTTCGACCTGCGCCCCTACGCCATCGTGCAGCGCCTGGGCTTGCGCAACCCCATTTTCAGCGAGTCGGCCGCTTACGGCCACATGGGCCGCCAGCCCGGCACCAAAGAGGTGAAGGACGCCGCCGGCAACACCCGCACCGTGGAAACCTTCACCTGGGAAAAGCTCGACTACGTCGACAAAATCAAGGCCGAGTTCGGCCTGTAG
- the hpf gene encoding ribosome hibernation-promoting factor, HPF/YfiA family yields MKVQMHSVHFDADQKLLDFIQKRLDKLETFYDRVTEGEVILKLNNKDGIANKTVEIKLLVPGATLFSQEDAPSFEAAADAASESLKRQITKHKEKILAH; encoded by the coding sequence ATGAAAGTACAGATGCATTCGGTGCACTTCGACGCCGACCAAAAACTGCTCGATTTCATCCAGAAACGCCTCGACAAGCTCGAAACCTTCTATGACCGCGTCACGGAAGGTGAAGTGATTCTGAAGCTGAACAACAAAGACGGTATTGCCAACAAGACCGTGGAAATAAAGCTGCTCGTACCGGGCGCCACGCTGTTTTCGCAGGAAGACGCGCCTTCGTTTGAAGCCGCCGCTGATGCTGCCTCCGAAAGCCTGAAACGCCAGATCACCAAGCACAAAGAGAAAATCTTGGCCCACTAA
- a CDS encoding tyrosine-type recombinase/integrase, with translation MDLFFAYLRSERRYSPNTLLSYQTDLRQFSEYLRATYELEEPAQADHTLIRSWVVTLMQQDLDPRTVNRKIACLRSYYKFLLTTGVIGRNPMLRIKAPKMAKKLPDFVPEESLNGLLNSFAFEDTLAGRRDQLILELLYGTGIRLSELLGIRPDDVSLAARTVRVTGKGNKQRLVPLNPTLVTVLTSYIAFRQREFGAEGNAHSALLVTDKGEPLYEKLVYRTVKHYLSQITTASSQQHPHVLRHSFATHLLNKGADLNAIKELLGHANLAATQVYTHLSIDKLKSVFEQAHPKA, from the coding sequence ATGGATTTGTTTTTTGCCTACCTGCGGTCGGAACGACGCTACAGCCCCAACACGCTGCTGTCGTACCAGACCGATTTGCGCCAGTTCTCGGAGTATCTGCGGGCGACGTACGAGCTGGAAGAACCGGCCCAGGCCGACCACACGCTCATCCGCTCGTGGGTGGTAACGCTGATGCAGCAAGACCTGGACCCGCGCACCGTAAACCGCAAAATTGCCTGCCTGCGCTCCTACTACAAGTTTCTGCTGACCACGGGCGTCATCGGGCGCAACCCCATGCTGCGCATCAAGGCCCCCAAAATGGCCAAGAAGCTGCCCGACTTCGTGCCCGAGGAGAGCCTGAACGGCTTGCTGAACTCGTTTGCGTTTGAGGATACGCTGGCTGGCCGGCGCGACCAGCTGATTCTAGAGCTGCTGTACGGCACCGGCATCCGGCTGTCGGAGCTGCTGGGCATCCGGCCCGATGATGTAAGCCTGGCGGCGCGCACGGTGCGCGTGACGGGCAAGGGCAACAAGCAGCGCCTCGTGCCGCTGAACCCTACGCTGGTGACCGTACTGACCAGCTATATAGCGTTCCGGCAACGCGAGTTTGGGGCAGAAGGCAACGCCCACTCCGCGCTCCTCGTTACGGATAAGGGCGAACCGTTGTATGAAAAGCTGGTGTATCGGACTGTGAAGCACTATTTGAGCCAGATTACTACGGCGTCGTCGCAGCAGCATCCGCACGTGTTGCGGCATTCGTTTGCCACGCACTTGCTCAACAAAGGGGCTGACCTGAACGCCATCAAGGAATTGCTGGGCCACGCCAACCTGGCGGCCACCCAGGTATACACGCACTTATCCATTGACAAGCTGAAATCTGTTTTTGAACAGGCCCATCCAAAGGCCTGA
- the rpsU gene encoding 30S ribosomal protein S21, translating into MIIVQIKENESVDRALKRFKKKFERTGVLKELRRRTFFQKPSITNRKQKQKAIYKQVTYGNEANA; encoded by the coding sequence ATGATCATCGTACAAATCAAGGAAAACGAGTCGGTTGACCGCGCCCTCAAGCGTTTCAAGAAGAAGTTTGAGCGCACGGGCGTTCTGAAAGAGCTGCGTCGTCGCACCTTCTTCCAGAAGCCGTCGATCACCAACCGTAAGCAGAAGCAGAAGGCCATCTACAAGCAGGTGACCTACGGCAACGAGGCTAACGCCTAG
- a CDS encoding acyl-CoA dehydrogenase family protein — protein MELVATENQTMIAQMVRDFGAQHIKPHMMKWDESQEFPIDVFHKLGEMGLMGVLVPQQYGGAGFGYTEYVTAIAELAKIDGSIGLSMAAHNSLCTGHILQHASEEQKQKYLPKLASGEWIGAWGLTEPNTGSDAGNMRTVAIEDGDHYVLNGAKNFITHGKSGHVAVVIARTGEVGDSHGMTAFIVERNTPGFAAGRKEDKLGMRASETTELIFTDCRVPKENVIGKVGDGFVQSLKVLDGGRISIAALSLGIAQGAYEAALQYSKERHQFNQPISSFQGIAFKLADMATEIEAASLLTYRAADMKDRGLNVNRESAMAKLYASEVSVRVANEGVQIFGGYGYTKDYPAEKYYRDAKLCTIGEGTSEIQKLVIARTLLK, from the coding sequence ATGGAATTGGTTGCTACCGAAAACCAGACAATGATTGCCCAGATGGTGCGCGACTTCGGCGCCCAGCATATCAAACCCCACATGATGAAGTGGGACGAAAGCCAGGAATTTCCAATTGACGTGTTTCATAAGCTCGGCGAAATGGGCCTGATGGGCGTGCTCGTGCCGCAGCAGTACGGCGGGGCTGGCTTTGGCTACACCGAGTACGTGACGGCTATTGCCGAGTTGGCCAAGATTGACGGCAGCATCGGCCTGAGCATGGCGGCGCACAACTCGCTGTGTACCGGCCATATCCTGCAGCATGCCTCCGAGGAGCAGAAGCAGAAATACCTGCCGAAACTGGCCTCCGGTGAGTGGATTGGGGCCTGGGGCCTGACGGAACCCAACACGGGCTCCGATGCCGGCAACATGCGCACCGTGGCCATCGAAGACGGTGACCATTACGTGCTCAACGGCGCCAAGAATTTCATCACCCACGGCAAATCCGGCCACGTAGCCGTGGTGATTGCCCGTACCGGCGAAGTGGGCGATTCGCACGGCATGACGGCTTTCATCGTGGAGCGCAACACGCCGGGCTTCGCCGCCGGGCGTAAGGAAGACAAACTGGGCATGCGCGCCTCGGAAACCACGGAGCTGATCTTCACGGACTGCCGCGTGCCAAAAGAGAATGTCATTGGCAAAGTGGGTGACGGGTTTGTGCAGTCGCTGAAGGTGCTCGATGGCGGCCGCATCAGCATTGCGGCGCTGAGCCTCGGCATTGCGCAGGGCGCTTACGAAGCAGCGCTGCAGTACTCCAAAGAGCGTCACCAGTTCAACCAGCCCATCAGCAGCTTCCAGGGCATTGCCTTCAAGCTGGCTGATATGGCTACCGAAATCGAGGCGGCCTCCTTGCTCACGTACCGCGCAGCCGATATGAAGGACCGCGGCCTGAACGTGAACCGCGAATCGGCTATGGCTAAGCTGTACGCTTCCGAGGTATCGGTACGGGTGGCGAATGAGGGCGTGCAGATCTTTGGGGGCTACGGTTACACCAAGGATTACCCGGCCGAAAAATATTACCGCGACGCCAAGCTGTGCACTATCGGCGAGGGCACCAGCGAAATTCAGAAGCTCGTTATTGCCCGCACGCTGCTCAAGTAA
- a CDS encoding polysaccharide biosynthesis/export family protein, which translates to MRPSVSRHLTLFWLLCLPFLTLMSSCSDRLYKQRVMFQLNNGEKGLDTTRIRRVINRVNRNYTIQNNDQLSVRVYTNEGERIIDPNGELRFGAPAGMLSTGANGSRTLGNGGQSGGGAQSGGAAQSSAGESEFLVQTDGYVRLPLVNRVRVSGLTLLQADSVLQIKYSEFYKGVFVTTRVTNNRVIVLGSPGGRIVPLVNDNMNLLEVLAAAGGIDGSGGGGGTSGLYRSGGKASNIRIIRGNLKNPQIEQVDLTTIDGMRRANLQVEPNDIIYIEPIRRPFYDALNDAAPVLGLSSILITTISLIISLTR; encoded by the coding sequence ATGCGTCCATCTGTTTCTCGCCATCTCACGCTGTTCTGGCTGCTGTGCCTGCCCTTTCTGACTTTGATGTCGTCGTGTAGTGACAGACTATACAAACAGCGGGTAATGTTTCAGTTAAATAACGGAGAGAAAGGCTTGGACACTACCCGCATACGCCGGGTAATAAACCGTGTGAACAGGAACTACACCATCCAGAACAACGACCAACTATCGGTGCGGGTCTACACCAATGAGGGAGAGCGAATTATCGATCCGAACGGTGAATTACGCTTCGGTGCGCCGGCTGGTATGCTGTCTACTGGGGCCAATGGCAGCCGTACGCTGGGCAATGGCGGCCAGAGCGGAGGCGGCGCTCAAAGTGGAGGCGCGGCACAAAGCTCAGCCGGTGAATCGGAGTTCCTAGTGCAGACTGATGGTTACGTTCGGTTACCACTCGTAAACCGGGTGCGGGTTTCGGGTCTGACTTTGCTGCAGGCCGACAGTGTTCTGCAGATTAAGTATAGCGAATTCTACAAAGGCGTTTTCGTGACTACCCGCGTGACCAACAATCGGGTTATCGTGCTGGGCTCGCCAGGCGGTAGAATCGTACCCCTCGTGAACGATAACATGAACCTGCTGGAAGTGCTAGCGGCAGCGGGCGGTATTGACGGGAGCGGCGGTGGCGGCGGTACTAGTGGTCTATACCGGTCAGGTGGGAAGGCCTCCAATATTCGCATTATCCGGGGCAACCTGAAGAATCCGCAAATCGAGCAGGTAGACCTGACAACCATTGACGGGATGCGTCGCGCTAACCTGCAGGTGGAGCCTAATGACATTATCTATATTGAGCCCATCCGCCGGCCTTTCTACGATGCGTTGAACGATGCTGCACCAGTATTGGGTTTGTCATCTATCTTAATAACTACAATAAGCCTAATCATTTCTTTAACACGTTAA